From the Pseudomonadota bacterium genome, one window contains:
- a CDS encoding NADH-quinone oxidoreductase subunit D, with product MAEVQIKTTTLNFGPQHPAAHGVLRLVLEMDGEVVERADPHIGLLHRGTEKLIEYKTYLQAVPYFDRLDYVSPMCQEHAYALAVETLLGIEVPPRGQHVRVLFSEITRVLNHLLNITTFALDVGAITPSLWAFEEREKLMEFYEGVSGARLHSAYFRPGGVHRDLPAGMEDEIGAYFETFLNVIDDIEHLLNENRIFKQRTVDIGIVSAEDALDWGFTGPMLRGAGVPWDLRKAQPYDSYAQFNFDIPVGKQGDCYERYMVRLEEMRQSVRIIKQCLETMPDGPVHSEDPKVSPPRRALMKQSMEALIHHFKLYTEGYHVPAGEAYAAVEAPKGEFGVFLVSDGTNKPYRCRIKAPGFLHLQSSDFLCKGHMLADAAAIIGSMDIVFGEIDR from the coding sequence ATGGCTGAAGTCCAGATCAAGACGACGACGCTGAACTTCGGGCCCCAGCATCCGGCCGCCCATGGCGTGCTGCGCCTGGTGCTGGAGATGGACGGCGAGGTCGTCGAGCGGGCCGATCCGCATATCGGTCTCTTGCACCGCGGCACCGAGAAACTGATCGAGTACAAGACCTATCTGCAGGCGGTGCCCTATTTCGACCGTCTCGATTACGTGTCGCCCATGTGTCAGGAGCATGCCTATGCGCTGGCCGTCGAGACGTTGTTGGGCATCGAAGTGCCGCCGCGCGGCCAGCATGTCCGGGTGTTGTTCTCCGAGATCACCCGCGTCCTGAACCATCTGCTGAACATCACGACGTTCGCGCTGGACGTTGGCGCGATCACGCCATCGCTATGGGCGTTCGAAGAGCGCGAGAAACTGATGGAGTTCTACGAGGGCGTTTCCGGTGCCAGGCTCCATTCGGCCTACTTCCGCCCCGGGGGCGTCCATCGTGATCTGCCGGCCGGTATGGAAGACGAGATCGGCGCCTACTTCGAGACCTTCCTCAACGTCATCGACGATATCGAACACCTGTTGAACGAGAACCGCATCTTCAAGCAGCGCACGGTCGATATTGGTATTGTATCGGCCGAGGATGCATTGGACTGGGGTTTCACCGGTCCGATGCTGCGTGGCGCCGGGGTGCCATGGGATCTGCGCAAGGCGCAACCCTATGACTCCTATGCCCAGTTCAACTTCGACATTCCGGTCGGCAAGCAGGGTGACTGTTACGAGCGCTACATGGTGCGGCTCGAGGAGATGCGCCAAAGCGTGCGCATCATCAAGCAGTGCCTGGAGACCATGCCCGACGGTCCCGTCCATTCCGAAGACCCGAAGGTATCGCCGCCGCGCCGGGCGCTGATGAAACAGTCGATGGAAGCGTTGATCCATCACTTCAAGCTCTATACCGAGGGCTATCACGTCCCAGCCGGCGAGGCTTACGCGGCGGTCGAGGCGCCCAAGGGCGAATTCGGCGTGTTCCTGGTGTCCGACGGCACCAACAAACCCTATCGATGCCGCATCAAGGCGCCCGGCTTCTTGCACCTTCAGTCCAGCGACTTCCTGTGCAAGGGACATAT
- a CDS encoding NADH-quinone oxidoreductase subunit C — MTEALLEIGHAAEARFGGQAGPLTLDRGQATLAATVDALIPLLTWLRDDSNCLFKQLVDVTAVDYPERPDRFDVIYNLLSLRLNMRLRVKLVVGDDVAVPSATGIYSSANWLEREVWDMYGIYFASHPDLRRILTDYGFEGHPQRKDFPLTGYVEMRYDEDQKRVVYEPVKLTQAYRNFDYLSPWEGSFDVLPGDEKAEADEKEAGENG, encoded by the coding sequence ATGACAGAAGCCTTGCTTGAGATCGGTCACGCCGCCGAGGCCAGGTTCGGTGGTCAGGCAGGACCACTGACACTTGACCGCGGTCAGGCAACGCTGGCCGCGACGGTTGACGCGCTGATCCCGCTGCTGACTTGGCTGAGGGATGATTCCAACTGCCTTTTCAAGCAACTGGTTGATGTCACGGCGGTTGATTACCCTGAGAGGCCGGATCGCTTCGACGTCATCTACAATCTCTTGAGCCTGCGCCTGAACATGCGCCTTCGGGTCAAGCTCGTGGTCGGCGATGATGTCGCGGTGCCGTCCGCTACGGGGATCTATAGCTCCGCCAACTGGCTCGAGCGCGAGGTCTGGGACATGTACGGCATCTATTTCGCCAGCCACCCGGATCTGCGCCGCATTCTGACCGATTATGGGTTCGAGGGGCATCCGCAACGGAAGGACTTCCCGCTGACCGGCTATGTTGAGATGCGCTATGACGAGGATCAGAAGCGTGTAGTCTACGAGCCCGTCAAACTGACCCAGGCCTACCGCAACTTCGACTATCTGTCGCCGTGGGAAGGGTCGTTCGACGTCTTGCCGGGCGACGAAAAGGCCGAAGCGGACGAGAAAGAGGCCGGCGAAAATGGCTGA
- a CDS encoding NADH-quinone oxidoreductase subunit B family protein gives MGVEPTGIANIPPGPDQDALLRKVAEEVQDKGYVLSHVDKLVNWARTGSLWPMTFGLACCGVEMIHAYMSRYDLDRFGVIPRASPRQSDVMIVAGTLCNKMAPALRKLYDQMPEPRWVISMGSCANGGGYYHYSYSVVRGCDRIVPVDIYVPGCPPTAEALVYGILQLQKKIRRTGTIRR, from the coding sequence ATGGGAGTAGAACCAACCGGCATCGCCAACATTCCCCCCGGACCCGATCAGGACGCACTGCTGAGAAAGGTTGCCGAGGAAGTTCAAGACAAGGGCTATGTGCTGTCCCATGTCGACAAGCTGGTCAACTGGGCGCGCACCGGAAGCCTTTGGCCGATGACGTTCGGTCTGGCGTGTTGCGGTGTGGAGATGATCCACGCCTATATGAGTCGTTATGACCTCGACCGCTTCGGCGTTATTCCGCGCGCCAGCCCGCGTCAGTCTGACGTGATGATCGTCGCGGGCACGCTGTGCAACAAGATGGCACCAGCGTTGCGCAAACTCTATGACCAGATGCCCGAGCCGCGCTGGGTGATTTCCATGGGTTCGTGCGCGAATGGCGGTGGCTACTATCACTACTCCTATTCGGTCGTCAGAGGCTGCGACCGGATCGTGCCTGTGGATATCTACGTGCCCGGTTGTCCGCCGACGGCCGAAGCGCTGGTCTACGGCATTCTGCAGTTGCAGAAGAAGATCCGTCGCACCGGCACGATCAGGCGCTAG
- a CDS encoding NADH-quinone oxidoreductase subunit A, with product MNELLLEYLPILIFLGLAIAMASVMIGMSYMLGQQKPDPEKLSSYECGFDAFDDARQQFDVRFYLVAILFIIFDLEVAFLFPWAVSLSEIGLFGFWSMVVFLGVLTIGFIYEWRKGALEWE from the coding sequence ATGAACGAACTGCTTCTGGAATATCTGCCGATTCTGATTTTCCTGGGCCTGGCCATAGCCATGGCCAGCGTAATGATCGGGATGTCCTATATGTTGGGGCAGCAGAAACCGGATCCAGAAAAGCTGTCATCCTATGAATGTGGGTTCGATGCTTTCGACGATGCGCGGCAGCAGTTCGACGTCCGGTTCTATCTGGTCGCCATCCTCTTCATCATTTTTGATCTAGAGGTCGCCTTCCTGTTTCCCTGGGCGGTGTCGCTCAGCGAGATCGGATTGTTCGGCTTCTGGTCGATGGTCGTTTTCCTCGGCGTGCTGACCATCGGTTTCATTTATGAATGGCGTAAGGGAGCTCTCGAATGGGAGTAG
- a CDS encoding HU family DNA-binding protein, with protein MNKNDLIAKVADESGLTKADAGRAVDCVFDCISSSLASGSEVRLVGFGTFSVANRAASEGRNPRTGERIKIPASKQPKFKAGKALKEAVN; from the coding sequence GTGAACAAGAACGATCTGATTGCCAAAGTGGCGGACGAGTCTGGTTTGACGAAAGCCGATGCCGGTCGTGCCGTCGATTGCGTGTTTGATTGTATTTCATCGTCGCTTGCGTCGGGCAGCGAAGTTCGTCTTGTCGGTTTCGGCACCTTCTCGGTTGCCAATCGTGCAGCCAGCGAAGGTCGCAATCCGCGCACCGGCGAGCGTATTAAAATCCCGGCGTCGAAGCAGCCGAAGTTCAAGGCCGGTAAAGCCCTGAAGGAAGCTGTCAACTAA